A single window of Gossypium hirsutum isolate 1008001.06 chromosome A10, Gossypium_hirsutum_v2.1, whole genome shotgun sequence DNA harbors:
- the LOC107897627 gene encoding U-box domain-containing protein 5 isoform X2 gives MVARFQKMKNLLEQGLCQIQSMVPVTLVAEICQIVDDLRAANFVPDKFDEEAGKVVRELLHRGAAASDSMEYAEMKALQSAASRLHITSPKAILIEKRSIKKLLEKVSDCDQPKKKILKYLYYLLRKYANLIIGAQTDNERAFAVKSLSTSFTHTRSADVEPHTEYKQSDVQADTLNKAIPPEEFKCPISSRLMYDPVVIASGQTFERTWIQKWFDDGNGTCPKTKMKLDHLSLTPNAAMKDLISKWCMKYKITIQDPSMQPDVLQSLETSSASIASFGSSMNDLCFPVDISTISIGSLDTSYTSDRSHNRIAGGLSLMPEQNGDDCLQQQSVSSTRSKIDLECLSSLAMLDREAQYKMVKDKKNLLKCDDLDCVSLSSKNFFEPLLKFLSGAHDSHDIRAQKAGIQLLSTFLSKNRDGIRYLDEDAYSMLSLFIDSEVTREVLDIMEVLSEHSSCKSKISASGAFVSMLNILDSNIKDFQDQIIKILSNLSSSSTDICSDLVSPECIPKLIPYLQDTTLSKHCIVVLRNLCSNQEGRTWITETPGCIASIAMLLESGGFEDQENALAILLTLCSQSIEYCHLVMDECCIFPVLFDVSVKGSEKGKASALELLRLLRDTKHDADDDVDKQECSNFNAVESEDANNYSKDKMSRKTLFGVKLPKFSRSTAPKKKK, from the exons ATGGTTGCAAGATTTCaaaaaatgaagaatttgttggaaCAAGGTTTATGCCAAATTCAGAGTATGGTTCCAGTTACGCTGGTTGCTGAG ATATGTCAAATTGTCGATGATCTGCGAGCTGCAAATTTTGTCCCTGATAAATTTGATGAAGAGGCCGGGAAAGTTGTGCGCGAATTACTCCATCGAGGTGCTGCGGCATCTGATTCAATGGAATACGCCGAAATGAAAGCTCTTCAATCTGCAGCATCACGACTTCATATTACATCTCCGAAAGCTATCTTGATAGAGAAAAGATCTATAAAGAAGTTGCTGGAGAAAGTCAGTGACTGTGACCAACCAAAGAAAAAGATCTTAAAATATCTTTACTACCTGTTAAGGAAGTATGCTAACTTGATTATTGGAGCTCAAACAGACAATGAAAGAGCCTTTGCAGTTAAAAGCCTGAGTACCAGTTTTACACATACTCGCTCTGCCGATGTCGAACCTCATACAGAGTATAAGCAGTCTGATGTTCAAGCTGATACGTTAAATAAAGCTATACCTCCTGAGGAATTTAAGTGCCCCATATCTTCAAGGCTGATGTATGATCCTGTTGTCATTGCTTCTGGACAAACATTTGAAAGGACATGGATCCAGAAGTGGTTTGATGATGGTAACGGTACGTGCCCGAAAACTAAGATGAAACTGGACCATCTCTCATTGACCCCAAATGCTGCCATGAAGGATCTGATATCAAAATGGTGTATGAAGTATAAAATCACCATTCAGGACCCAAGCATGCAACCAGATGTGCTTCAATCATTGGAAACTTCTTCTGCTTCCATAGCTAGTTTTGGCAGTTCTATGAATGATCTGTGCTTTCCGGTAGACATCAGCACTATATCAATTGGATCTTTAGATACGAGTTATACTTCGGACAGATCTCATAACAGGATTGCAGGTGGCTTAAGTTTGATGCCTGAGCAAAATGGTGATGATTGTTTGCAACAACAATCGGTCAGCAGCACAAGAAGTAAGATTGATTTGGAGTGTCTATCTAGCCTTGCAATGCTCGATCGAGAAGCACAATACAAGATGGTTAAAGACAAGAAAAACCTTTTGAAATGTGATGATCTAGATTGTGTTTCTTTGTCATCCAAGAATTTCTTTGAGCCTCTGCTTAAGTTTTTGAGCGGTGCTCATGATTCACATGATATAAGAGCACAGAAAGCTGGAATTCAGTTGTTATCAACCTTTCTGAGCAAAAACAG GGATGGTATACGATACTTGGACGAAGATGCATATAGTATGCTATCGTTGTTTATAGACTCGGAAGTAACTAGAGAGGTTCTTGACATCATGGAAGTATTGTCTGAACATAGCAGCTGTAAATCTAAGATTTCAGCATCTGGTGCTTTTGTTTCCATGTTAAACATTCTCGATTCGAACATCAAAGATTTCCAGgatcaaatcatcaaaattttgagCAATCTGTCCTCTTCGAGCACCGATATTTGTTCTGATTTGGTGTCTCCAGAATGCATCCCTAAACTTATTCCGTATTTACAAGACACCACTCTTTCTAAACACTGCATAGTGGTGCTGAGAAACTTGTGTAGTAATCAAGAGGGTAGGACTTGGATCACTGAAACACCTGGCTGCATTGCTTCGATTGCTATGTTACTCGAGAGTGGTGGTTTTGAGGATCAAGAGAATGCACTGGCTATTCTCCTTACATTGTGCTCGCAAAGTATCGAATACTGTCACTTAGTTATGGATGAGTGTTGCATATTTCCTGTCCTTTTTGATGTATCCGTTAAGGGAAGTGAGAAAGGAAAGGCAAGTGCACTGGAATTGCTACGGCTCCTTAGAGATACCAAACATGATGCTGATGATGATGTTGATAAACAAGAATGCTCAAACTTCAATGCTGTCGAATCCGAAGATGCTAACAACTATTCCAAAGACAAGATGTCTCGTAAGACCCTTTTTGGAGTGAAATTACCAAAGTTCTCAAGATCCACGGCACCAAAAAAGAAGAAATGA
- the LOC107897627 gene encoding U-box domain-containing protein 5 isoform X1, whose protein sequence is MGTEAVETSSYPCSFQVHRLMCTELRKFVDRIMNIFPEIEAARPRCSLGIKALCSLNSAIERAKLLLQYCSESSKLYLAITTDSMVARFQKMKNLLEQGLCQIQSMVPVTLVAEICQIVDDLRAANFVPDKFDEEAGKVVRELLHRGAAASDSMEYAEMKALQSAASRLHITSPKAILIEKRSIKKLLEKVSDCDQPKKKILKYLYYLLRKYANLIIGAQTDNERAFAVKSLSTSFTHTRSADVEPHTEYKQSDVQADTLNKAIPPEEFKCPISSRLMYDPVVIASGQTFERTWIQKWFDDGNGTCPKTKMKLDHLSLTPNAAMKDLISKWCMKYKITIQDPSMQPDVLQSLETSSASIASFGSSMNDLCFPVDISTISIGSLDTSYTSDRSHNRIAGGLSLMPEQNGDDCLQQQSVSSTRSKIDLECLSSLAMLDREAQYKMVKDKKNLLKCDDLDCVSLSSKNFFEPLLKFLSGAHDSHDIRAQKAGIQLLSTFLSKNRDGIRYLDEDAYSMLSLFIDSEVTREVLDIMEVLSEHSSCKSKISASGAFVSMLNILDSNIKDFQDQIIKILSNLSSSSTDICSDLVSPECIPKLIPYLQDTTLSKHCIVVLRNLCSNQEGRTWITETPGCIASIAMLLESGGFEDQENALAILLTLCSQSIEYCHLVMDECCIFPVLFDVSVKGSEKGKASALELLRLLRDTKHDADDDVDKQECSNFNAVESEDANNYSKDKMSRKTLFGVKLPKFSRSTAPKKKK, encoded by the exons ATGGGGACTGAAGCAGTGGAGACTTCATCGTATCCTTGTTCCTTTcag GTGCATCGCTTGATGTGCACAGAACTTAGGAAGTTTGTTGATAGGATTATGAATATATTTCCAGAAATTGAAGCTGCTCGACCAAGATGCTCCTTAGGAATAAAGGCACTCTGCTCATTGAACAGTGCAATTGAGAGAGCAAAGTTACTTCTTCAGTACTGCAGTGAATCCAGCAAACTTTATCTG GCTATAACCACTGATTCCATGGTTGCAAGATTTCaaaaaatgaagaatttgttggaaCAAGGTTTATGCCAAATTCAGAGTATGGTTCCAGTTACGCTGGTTGCTGAG ATATGTCAAATTGTCGATGATCTGCGAGCTGCAAATTTTGTCCCTGATAAATTTGATGAAGAGGCCGGGAAAGTTGTGCGCGAATTACTCCATCGAGGTGCTGCGGCATCTGATTCAATGGAATACGCCGAAATGAAAGCTCTTCAATCTGCAGCATCACGACTTCATATTACATCTCCGAAAGCTATCTTGATAGAGAAAAGATCTATAAAGAAGTTGCTGGAGAAAGTCAGTGACTGTGACCAACCAAAGAAAAAGATCTTAAAATATCTTTACTACCTGTTAAGGAAGTATGCTAACTTGATTATTGGAGCTCAAACAGACAATGAAAGAGCCTTTGCAGTTAAAAGCCTGAGTACCAGTTTTACACATACTCGCTCTGCCGATGTCGAACCTCATACAGAGTATAAGCAGTCTGATGTTCAAGCTGATACGTTAAATAAAGCTATACCTCCTGAGGAATTTAAGTGCCCCATATCTTCAAGGCTGATGTATGATCCTGTTGTCATTGCTTCTGGACAAACATTTGAAAGGACATGGATCCAGAAGTGGTTTGATGATGGTAACGGTACGTGCCCGAAAACTAAGATGAAACTGGACCATCTCTCATTGACCCCAAATGCTGCCATGAAGGATCTGATATCAAAATGGTGTATGAAGTATAAAATCACCATTCAGGACCCAAGCATGCAACCAGATGTGCTTCAATCATTGGAAACTTCTTCTGCTTCCATAGCTAGTTTTGGCAGTTCTATGAATGATCTGTGCTTTCCGGTAGACATCAGCACTATATCAATTGGATCTTTAGATACGAGTTATACTTCGGACAGATCTCATAACAGGATTGCAGGTGGCTTAAGTTTGATGCCTGAGCAAAATGGTGATGATTGTTTGCAACAACAATCGGTCAGCAGCACAAGAAGTAAGATTGATTTGGAGTGTCTATCTAGCCTTGCAATGCTCGATCGAGAAGCACAATACAAGATGGTTAAAGACAAGAAAAACCTTTTGAAATGTGATGATCTAGATTGTGTTTCTTTGTCATCCAAGAATTTCTTTGAGCCTCTGCTTAAGTTTTTGAGCGGTGCTCATGATTCACATGATATAAGAGCACAGAAAGCTGGAATTCAGTTGTTATCAACCTTTCTGAGCAAAAACAG GGATGGTATACGATACTTGGACGAAGATGCATATAGTATGCTATCGTTGTTTATAGACTCGGAAGTAACTAGAGAGGTTCTTGACATCATGGAAGTATTGTCTGAACATAGCAGCTGTAAATCTAAGATTTCAGCATCTGGTGCTTTTGTTTCCATGTTAAACATTCTCGATTCGAACATCAAAGATTTCCAGgatcaaatcatcaaaattttgagCAATCTGTCCTCTTCGAGCACCGATATTTGTTCTGATTTGGTGTCTCCAGAATGCATCCCTAAACTTATTCCGTATTTACAAGACACCACTCTTTCTAAACACTGCATAGTGGTGCTGAGAAACTTGTGTAGTAATCAAGAGGGTAGGACTTGGATCACTGAAACACCTGGCTGCATTGCTTCGATTGCTATGTTACTCGAGAGTGGTGGTTTTGAGGATCAAGAGAATGCACTGGCTATTCTCCTTACATTGTGCTCGCAAAGTATCGAATACTGTCACTTAGTTATGGATGAGTGTTGCATATTTCCTGTCCTTTTTGATGTATCCGTTAAGGGAAGTGAGAAAGGAAAGGCAAGTGCACTGGAATTGCTACGGCTCCTTAGAGATACCAAACATGATGCTGATGATGATGTTGATAAACAAGAATGCTCAAACTTCAATGCTGTCGAATCCGAAGATGCTAACAACTATTCCAAAGACAAGATGTCTCGTAAGACCCTTTTTGGAGTGAAATTACCAAAGTTCTCAAGATCCACGGCACCAAAAAAGAAGAAATGA
- the LOC107897628 gene encoding tubby-like F-box protein 2, whose protein sequence is MLLKIMMRELKEMKDGIGNISKRGGESKLWRSRTRSHVVPDQPQECAEQSPWSNLPLELLLDIIHRVEESETAWPARAAVVFCAAVCRSWREITKEIVKTPEQCGRLTFPISLKQPGPRESPIQCYIRRDRATSTYLLFYGLVPSEGEGDKLLLAARKVRRATCTDFVISLAADDFARASYTYVGKLRSNFLGTKFTVYDSQPPCDSMIPLTTHRRFHSKQVSPRLPACNYSIGSITYELNVLRTRGPRRMHCVLHSIPVSAIQEGGTAPTPLALLQFFDEQLSPLPSSKGKQPLMDTSSPSPAVTPLYSPDSGEPLTLKNKAPRWHEQLQCWCLNFKGRVTVASVKNFQLVAAVEPEHNVSPEDQEKVILQFGKIGMDIFTMDYQYPLSAFQAFAICLSSFDTKPACE, encoded by the exons ATGTTACTGAAGATTATGATGCGAGAGTTGAAGGAAATGAAAGATGGGATTGGGAACATATCAAAGAGAGGTGGAGAAAGCAAGCTTTGGCGAAGCCGGACACGTTCCCATGTCGTTCCGGACCAGCCACAGGAATGTGCCGAGCAAAGCCCTTGGTCGAATCTGCCCCTGGAATTACTCTTAGATATCATCCACAGAGTGGAAGAGAGTGAAACAGCTTGGCCTGCTCGAGCTGCTGTTGTTTTTTGTGCTGCAGTTTGTAGGTCTTGGAGGGAAATTACAAAGGAGATTGTGAAGACTCCCGAGCAATGTGGGAGGCTCACATTTCCAATCTCACTGAAGCAG CCTGGTCCTCGCGAGTCTCCGATTCAGTGCTATATTAGAAGGGACAGAGCAACGTCTACATATCTTTTGTTCTATGGTCTGGTACCAT CTGAGGGGGAGGGCGATAAATTGCTCTTGGCAGCTAGAAAGGTCAGAAGGGCAACATGCACTGACTTTGTTATATCTTTGGCTGCCGATGATTTTGCTAGGGCCAGCTATACGTATGTTGGTAAACTAAG GTCTAACTTTTTGGGTACCAAGTTCACCGTATATGATAGTCAACCTCCATGTGACTCCATGATCCCATTGACTACCCACCGAAGATTCCACTCTAAGCAGGTATCTCCGAGATTACCTGCATGCAACTACAGCATAGGTAGCATTACCTATGAGCTCAATGTTCTGCGAACCCGAGGACCCAGGAGAATGCATTGCGTTTTGCATTCAATTCCTGTCTCTGCTATTCAGGAAGGAGGCACTGCCCCAACGCCGTTGGCATTACTGCAATTCTTTGATGAGCAACTTTCTCCTTTACCTAGTTCAAAAGGAAAGCAACCGCTGATGGACACCAGCTCCCCGAGCCCGGCAGTCACACCTTTATATTCGCCAGACTCAGGAGAGCCATTAACCCTTAAAAACAAGGCTCCTAGATGGCATGAACAATTACAGTGCTGGTGCCTTAACTTCAAGGGTCGTGTGACGGTGGCCTCTGTTAAGAATTTCCAGCTTGTAGCAGCTGTTGAGCCAGAACATAATGTATCACCTGAAGATCAAGAGAAGGTAATCTTACAGTTTGGGAAAATTGGTATGGACATCTTCACCATGGATTATCAATACCCTCTTTCTGCGTTCCAAGCCTTTGCAATCTGTCTAAGCAGCTTTGACACCAAACCAGCTTGTGAATGA